One part of the Truepera radiovictrix DSM 17093 genome encodes these proteins:
- a CDS encoding shikimate dehydrogenase, which translates to MKRAFLLAGSASYTLSPAMHNAAFRALGARAHYEALALAAAELPEAVARLRDPGCLGANVTIPHKLAVVPLLDTLSEAARATGAVNTIVNRGGALEGHNTDAAGFMRALKEDGGYDPAGQEVVLLGAGGSARAVAYALLRSGVARLAVYNRTLERAHALARALGPYGELEVLSPAQLKGRVRSAALLVNTTSVGLSGVQEGASPLPEDALPRAMVCDIIYRPPQTTLLKRASAAGLAVQNGLPMLVYQGAEALTLWTGLPAPVAVMRAAAEAALAA; encoded by the coding sequence GGGCCTTTTTGCTGGCGGGGTCGGCGAGCTACACGCTGAGCCCGGCGATGCACAACGCCGCCTTTCGGGCCCTCGGCGCCAGGGCGCACTACGAGGCGCTGGCGCTCGCGGCCGCCGAGCTGCCCGAGGCCGTGGCGCGTCTGCGCGACCCCGGGTGTCTCGGCGCCAACGTCACCATCCCTCACAAGCTGGCCGTTGTGCCCCTGCTCGACACCCTCAGCGAGGCGGCGCGGGCGACCGGGGCGGTCAACACCATCGTGAACCGCGGCGGCGCGCTCGAGGGCCACAACACCGACGCCGCGGGGTTTATGCGGGCGCTCAAAGAGGACGGCGGCTACGACCCGGCGGGCCAGGAGGTCGTGCTGCTGGGCGCGGGCGGTTCGGCGCGGGCGGTGGCGTACGCCCTGTTGCGCTCGGGCGTGGCGCGCCTAGCCGTCTACAACCGCACGCTAGAGCGGGCGCACGCCTTGGCAAGGGCGCTTGGGCCCTACGGCGAGCTCGAGGTGCTCTCTCCAGCACAGCTGAAGGGGCGCGTGCGCAGCGCGGCGCTGCTCGTCAACACTACCTCCGTGGGGCTCTCTGGGGTGCAGGAGGGGGCGTCGCCGCTCCCGGAGGACGCGCTGCCCCGCGCCATGGTGTGCGACATCATCTACCGGCCGCCGCAGACGACGCTCCTTAAACGCGCCTCGGCGGCCGGGCTCGCGGTGCAAAACGGGTTGCCGATGCTCGTCTACCAGGGCGCCGAAGCGCTGACCCTGTGGACTGGTCTGCCAGCGCCCGTCGCGGTCATGCGGGCGGCGGCCGAGGCGGCGCTGGCCGCTTAG